Genomic DNA from uncultured Desulfuromusa sp.:
TTGTTGAAAAAGATGACATGGGTGTCATCACTGCACTGACTTCAACTGCTTGTGTTGAGTGCCATACTGGTGCCCATGGTGCAGGTCTGGTCGCTGAAGACACAGAAACTGAAAATGGCTTACAAACTGCAGAAGCTGCAGCAGCTTTCTTAGAGGAAGAAGCAGAAGGCTACCACGAAGCACTCGAAATACTGAATCAGGCTCTCATTGCTAAAGGCTTAACCTTTTCAAACAACTATCCTTATTTCTCAGGTGACAGCTGGATTAATGAAGGAACCTTTGGTGCAGCTCACAACTACAACTATCTGCACCATGAGCCCGGCGCATACGCGCACAATCGTTATTATGCAAAGCGTCTGATTTTTGATTCATTGGATTGGCTCGATAATGGTGTTCTTGATGGCACTATAACAATCGATGCAGCAACCTATCCAGAAGCGGATGCTTGGCTGGCTTCAGGAGCAGCTCGTCCATAACCGACACCATTAACCCTGACCGATGTAAAAAGCCCCCGCTGAAGCGGGGGCTTTTTACATCTTTTACTGTGATCTTCCCAAATATTTTTATAAGGCCAATCACAAAAACATCCCTGACCTTGACCCTGCGAAGTACACTCTTTAAGATCAAGTCATGACCGGCAAAAAATTTGATCCCAAAAAGCTAAGAAAACTCAATGATCCTCAGCGGCTGCTCGATATCCCTCCTGATCATGTCTGTGGCAAGTTAAGTCAACAGAATCCAGATGTGCTTATTGAAATAGGCACCGGCACAGCATTTTTCAGCCTCGCTTTTCACCAGCAGCTAAAGGCCTCAATCACTTACGCCTGTGATCTGTCAGACACAATGATCCATTGGATCGAAGAAAATATAACCCCGAACTATCCCTATATTACCCCGGTTAAAAGCGAAGAATCCTCTGTGCCGCTAAGCGATGGTATTGCCGATTTGGTCTTCATGATCAACCTGCATCATGAGCTGGAAGATCAGTCGCTGGTGATGCAGGAAGCTCTCAGGCTACTCAAGCCAGAGGGTGAAGTTTTTATCATCGATTGGAAAAAAGAAAATATGCCCCAAGGCCCTCCAGTGGAGATCCGGTGTTTTCCGGAACAGGTTGAATTACAATTGGAAAAAGCGGGGTTTGTGGACATCAGATCTTTCGATGAAATGTCCAAACATTTTCTTGTGATTGGAAAAAAACAGTAAACAGAAAATATCAGAGGAATTCCAAAAAATTCCGGGGACATAATACCAATTTGCAACTCTGCCATGTCGAAATAACGACCGAACCCTTTGTCACCCCCCAAATCTCATCTTCGTTGAATACTTTTCATTGCTTGCGAAACATGTTCAATTCA
This window encodes:
- a CDS encoding class I SAM-dependent methyltransferase, with protein sequence MTGKKFDPKKLRKLNDPQRLLDIPPDHVCGKLSQQNPDVLIEIGTGTAFFSLAFHQQLKASITYACDLSDTMIHWIEENITPNYPYITPVKSEESSVPLSDGIADLVFMINLHHELEDQSLVMQEALRLLKPEGEVFIIDWKKENMPQGPPVEIRCFPEQVELQLEKAGFVDIRSFDEMSKHFLVIGKKQ